In Chrysiogenia bacterium, the DNA window TGGGAAGTGCCTTGCCGATCTTCTTGCACAGACGCATCAGTTCGGCCTGCTCGGACGCGCTGAGCGCGCCCATGGTCTGCACGATTCCATCAACGTGCACGGGGAAGACCTTCTTGATGTGACGGCGGCCGGTCGGTGTGAGATGCAGGATCTGGACGCGCCCGTCGCTCTGGCTGCGGCGACGCTCCACCAGTCCGCGTTTTTCGAGCCGGTTGACGCACACCGTGACGCTGCCGCCGGTGCGCAGCAGTTTCTCGCCGAGCGCCGTCTGGCTCATGGGGCCCAGGTGCAGCAGCGCCTCGAGCACGCCGAGCTGGCTGATGGTCAGGTCATGCTCGGCAAGCGCGCGAGAGAGGTGCACTTCGAGCCGCTGCGTGCTGCGCATCAGCGGGATGTAGGCGTTGAGCGCCCGGGTTTCTTTCGTTGTTCCTTGGTGTTTTGTGCCCATGTTGTGTGTCTTTCGTGGGGTGTGGGGTCACGCGAACTTGCCGATGATTTTTTCGACCGCGGCGATCCGCTCGGTAAAGGCCTCATCCGAGAGCGCCGGCGCGGCCTCCCCGGGATCGATGGCCTCGTCGAGGCTCACCCAGGAGACGCAGCCGGCGTATTCCTCCGTATTGGAAACGACCACCGGCGCGGGCAGGACGCTCGCGCGGACGGTCACCACCCACAGTCCGGGGCGGCGGTAGTTGTAGCGGGTGTCGATGGTGTGGTCGCTGTAGACGTGCTGGCCCTCGAGCTTCCCCAGCGTCGCAAC includes these proteins:
- a CDS encoding MarR family transcriptional regulator codes for the protein MGTKHQGTTKETRALNAYIPLMRSTQRLEVHLSRALAEHDLTISQLGVLEALLHLGPMSQTALGEKLLRTGGSVTVCVNRLEKRGLVERRRSQSDGRVQILHLTPTGRRHIKKVFPVHVDGIVQTMGALSASEQAELMRLCKKIGKALPKD